The Lolium perenne isolate Kyuss_39 chromosome 6, Kyuss_2.0, whole genome shotgun sequence genome segment TTGAAAGATTGGATTTTCATGGGTTACACACAGTCTTGCGTTGAATTCTTAGTTGTATCTTCTGCCTTCAGAATTTTGTCCAGTTCATTGTACTTGGCTACTTGCTATGTTATCGAGTATTCACGAGTTTTCTTTCTGTGCCTTCCTAGGTTTCTTGCTCATTTCCGGATGTGATTAACGGAGAATGCTGGACTTGAACATTTGATCCATTGCTGCCAAGGCCCTCTTTTTCCTCTGCTGGTGGTAGCAAGGCTCCATGGCTTTCGGAGAAGAGAGATATGTGAAGTTAGTTTCTGCCCTCTCCATGGACTAAAGACTTTGTTGCTTTAAAGAAAAACCTAAGTCAGCTTCATTATGGTTTACAGAAAGTTCATATTCTATAGGGTTCCAAAGTTTTTTGTTGTTGAGATTTATAGATCTCCAAGTTAATGTTATAAGTAgtctcagaaaaataaaaatgaacAGTATTCTGGCTTGTCTAAGCtgtcctttgttttttttttcagatTTCAGGACTGGAGGTCTGAGTATTCTGTCAGTTCAGAGAGGGTAATTTCAGAAGAAAGACATAATGCATTTGACTCACTAAAGGATAAGACTCTAGGAGCCTTGTCATTCTTTGGGAACGTTTCGCATTCTGAAAACCTGAACAGATCAACTCCAGAGGAAAAGAAGGCAAAAGCAAGAGTTCTCGATCCTCAAGGGCCATTTTTGCAAAGATGGAACAAGATATTTGTGATATCATGTCTTATTGCCGTTTCTGTGGACCCATTATTCTTCTATATCCCTTTGATTGATGGTGACAAAAACTGCCTGTATCTGGACAGGAAGTTGGCAAGGGTAGCAAGTATCCTGCGCTTTTTCACAGATATCTTCTATTTGCTGCATATGATATTCCAGTTCAAAACAGGATTTGTTGCCCCATCTTCCAGAGTATTTGGTCGAGGAGTCTTGGTCGAAGACACATTTGCAATAGCAAAGCGGTATCTGTCAACATATTTCGTGATTGATTTTCTAGCTGTCCTACCCCTCCCTCAGGTACTTCATATGTCACTGTGTATTAACCTGCAAGAGTGGAAGTATCTAGCATGATGTGTTTACTAAACCAGCGACAACtaatatggaacggagggagtaattttGATAATTTTTTTGGGATCCATTAAAACTCATTGTATGCTTGCAATTTTGTACTAGTTTGCTCATGCAAAATTATGAAGAAGGCAGTAGTAAACTGTTGCCCTTAGCTAAATTAGGGTACTTTAATTAATTTGTTGGACTTAATGGCCCGGAGCGCATTTACATATGGAACATCCATGTAATGAATTGCAGCACTGGGGAATCAAAGCCTTACTGACTCAGCAATGAAAGGTTTAGTGCAGCTATGCACAGAATTGTTAAGTGCTGATAAGTTGGATTGGCCAGGCGAATGTTAAGTGGGGGCATTCCATAATTAGCATGCTGACAAATAAGCTAATGGTTAACAGTTCAGTTTCTTGGTAATTTGGTATGTTTGAAGCTCTGAGGCACATGCAAGGCATGCCAACAAGGGCACATACTTTTAACCTATAAAATTGAATAATTGAGCGTGCCATTTTTAATTTTGAGTGGAACAATGTCAAAAAAGTCCTATGTATGAATCTCTTTTGTCATAAAGCTTTaaatgaccacaccattttcataACCAGGTATTTGTATTGATAGTGCTCCCCAATCTCCAAGGTTCAGAGGTTATGAAGGCAAAGGATGTATTGATGATTATAGTTACATGTCAATATGTGCCTCGACTAGTCCGAATAATACCACTCTACCTTCAAATCACGAGGTCGGCTGGTATAATTACAGAGACGGCATGGGCTGGTGCTGCTTTTAACCTTTTAATTTATATGCTCGCTAGTCATGTAAGTTCTCTACTCGTTACCTAGTAAGAAGAATGATAGTTAAATTATTGCTTTTTTCCTTCTCTAAAATGAATTAACATATTCGAGTTCTGAACCCATGCTAACTGGAGTTCTGAACCCATGCTAACTGGAGTCTGTTGTATCTAGTTTTTTGCATTATATTTATTCTTGGTGGTAAGTTGTAACCCAGAAGAATTGCTTAATAGTTCTGTACTGTGGCTTGAAAGAATGTTCTTGAATGAAGTTCAGTTTTGAGCCCACATCAACACAGCTAAAAATAATTGGTGCATTTGGGAGATGGTATAAAAAGTTTAACCTAGATTCATGATCATTAGATTCTTTTTGTTAGCTTTGACTTCTCTTGGCTGTGCGCTCATAAAAGCACAGGGACAATGTTTTCTAGAACATACTGTAGCACGTATTCATAGCACATATATGAAATTGTCATGGTGAGATACATTACTTTGCAAATCATAAGCCGATGTGTATTGGGAGAATGATGGTGTCATTTACTACTTTGTGCAAATCAATCCTTGATTGCCACTTGATTTCTTCATGTGATTTCCTTTTGAAGGAGCAAACATGTCCAAAACTTTGCATCTTGTAAGATGCCTAAACTATATATTGTTTTAAATGTTAGCAAGTCTATTCTAAAACAAAGCGGCTTGCATGAATCACCCTTTTCTATTTAGACCTGGAATATTTGATCTGATGTGATTGTGATATGGGGATGCTGAGCATATTATCCAAAAGCATGTACTTGTTCACTTAGAAATGTCATACCTGAGAACTTTGTGATTTTAGACCAGCCTGCATGCTACTGTCGATACACTTGTTAGCCATACTCAAGATATTTCTAACTGATGTGGTAACTGCTTGCAGGTATTTGGAGCTGGTTGGTACCTTCTTTCCGTTAAGAGAGAAGACACCTGTTGGAGAGATGAATGTAACAAGAGAGGCCTAGGTTTTTCATCTTTATATTGTGGGAGTACCACAGCTGGAGAGAATGATTTTTTAAGAGATGTTTGTGCGACAAATGGTGACGCTGACATAGACCCAATATTTGGAATTTACCAACTGCTCTTACAACTGTTTCACAGTCGACGAGTTTCTTTGAGAAATTTTTCTACTGCTTTTGGTGGGGTCTGCAAAGTCTAAGGTTTGCCCACCCCTCCCCCAACAACCACACAATTTTCTTGTTATCAGTTTTCAGTTTGTGTTCCACCAAGGAATGTTGAATTGAGTTAGATATTGTATTTATGTATTGATTTGCCTACTGCAGCTCTCTTGGTCAAAATCTGAAAACAAGCACTTACACATGGGAGAATTTGTTTGCTGTTTTTGTCTCGATATCCGGTTTAGTCTTATTCGCACTCCTTATTGGTAATGTGCAGGTAAGTCTTTAACATGGACGCCAGCTTTTTTGTATTACATTTATTGTTGGCGTAAGTTGTATTAATTCATTACTGCAACTAGATTAATACCCCGGATGTTGCTCCGTGAATTTACTGGCGCACATATGGGTCTCGATGACAACTAAATAAATCCAAAAGTATCAATTGTATTACGTAGTGGATTTGGTAAACAATGAAAAAAACATGAACGAAAATGCACCTTTGAAGTTGTACTCTGTGTAAaccttgggaaggaaacaaagcaaattgGTGCAAAGCCAACATATATTTTACATTATATTGACATTCAACTGAAAGAGCAAAGAAATAATTATTAATTTAGAGGGGAATGAGGAAACACATACTTCATTGTTGGCCTTGGGGAGATTTACTGGTTGCTCTCATGACCGGATAAATATGGCTCAAAGAGCACCAGTATGGCCACCGCCAATAGCAAGAAATACCCCTGAGGAAGCGTTGTGGCATCAAAATTGATGGTGGATAACAAAGCCATATGTGAATAAAAGAAGCTGAAAACTGATCCCATTTGTATGCACCCACAGTACATCAAATTAAATGCTTCCTTGTAGTCGATCCAGACATTAGATGAATTGAGTAAAAAACCTCTGAAATTTCTTTCTTACTTAGTAGAACCATTCAGGCGAACATCTCTCAGGCATCAAACAGAATAAGAATGAGAAAAGGGTATCTCTCTGTCTTTCATGGATGCATTTTTTTCTGCATGCGCCTACTAAAGTTGTACAGAGGGAGAAGCATGAAATTGGAAGAGGGAGCAGCAGCAGACGGAACCACAGATTGCTTGAACGGCACCTAGCTGTCACTCGAGTATTAACATTTTGTTCAGGTCCCATTCGAACTGCTGTTGCAGCTTTGACTGTCCCAAAACTGGTGGGCGGGCATGGATCATTCATGGGCGCCACAGGCGGCTGCCCCTGCCGTGTGAGCGAATCGGCAAGTCAAAGAGCAACAGGTACTGAAGCCGACGAAAATAGAACGAATCACAATGGGTTGAAGGTGTTGAGGGTGAGATGATAAGATGGGAGGGGAAAACAAAAGAGTATACAGGTGAATTGGAAGAAGGCGAGCAACAGACTGAAACTGGAGAAGAATACGAAtagctggggacttaaccccttcATATGCCTGCATCGAATTAAATCCTAAGCTCTTCAGTAAAAAATAAATAAAGTTTTTATGCTTGGTTTGCCTGAGCGCTGCCACTATGCTACAACAGGATGGATGGTTGGACATGCAAATCCGACGGTTGCAGTTAAGTGATGATGTGGATATGCTGCATGTGAAGATAACAACTTAAATAATCTCTAGTGGGGTTTTGCTTTATAAGAGATATAGATACATATGAAGTAATAAGGGCAAAATTGTGCCTTTCTCTGGCATGCTAAAAGCACACCACAATCTAATCTAGGACGTGTTTCCCCTTATGTGTATGTGTAGATCTGGGCGTTACTTCATATACCGTATCATACGGTGGCATGTACATGGAATATATGAGTATATAAGATCACCTAAGTATTACatatatactactccctccgCTCCCTTGCATGAGGCGTTTATATTTTTTGCAAGTTTTGTCAAAAGTAAGGCATGGGTTTACAGTTCTTGTGATTTTTTCCAACGTACCCCTCCGTGCTTTAGTCTTGCATGCACCTCAACTGGCCAATAATTAACCGTGCATGCAGTTTTTAAGGAAAAAATGATGTGCATGCAGCTCTAATTGGCTTTGCATGTGGCCTAGGCTTCAACAACACATGCAGAATTAATGGCAGCAAGTAACGTGGGGTCGTGGATCCTGACAGTTAGTtaggctagtcatagtggggagtaacttagactagtaacatgtcaTATGTTACTAGTTTAAGTTACTAcctccatagtgggtagtaactaatatgtggtgtcatgcattgtgccATTTACTATGGTGTAGACTCAACttgtcttggggtgtgtgatgttatggtaacatagctagttaccaccccactctctttcttcattcattgccatgccatgtcaccaaaatgccttgagttgtgtgatgttactagctaagttactcccactatgagcagtcttagggAATTTGCTGCGGCTACGAGAGGAAGGGAGAGAATTTAGGAGGAAGTCACAGATTTATGAGGGGCAGGTTTAGAAACTAATCTCGCCGCGTGGTTCTTCTTAATCGTCGTGCGAATCTTATTAGGCCTTGTTTacgggaacggagggagtactgaaATGTGGTAATATAGTGTGCATACTGTTTAGACATTCCTTTCGAAGGTTTTTAATAAAATTGCATAACACTCTTGCAATTTTTTTATGTAGATTGCGTTACCATGTCTTAGAGTTAGTAGATGAGTATGCTTAAGTGACAAAGAAGTATATCAAGTTTATTTAGGTGGTGTAAGAGACATGGAGTAACAACACCCGGTGGTACCTTGTACTTCCCCTCTAATCTATTCATTTGATTTTAGTCATTTGCTTgggcaaatgtgaaatgaaactgTAGCTGGAGAGCTTTGATTTTTCATCCATAAAGCTCTCAGTATGATAATTGATAAATACTATGTGAACATCACGATTTTCTATTTTTCTTTATCCAAATCCATGGAAGTTAGATGACTGAGTGGTACTTTGAGCTACATTTTCCATAGAAAATAATAATTTATATGTTGCTGTTGTTCTTGTCTGAATCTGCGTTTGTATTACTATCCATCGATTGGTTAGTATCCGAAAAGGTCTTCGTTAAATACGTTCTGCTAATCTTGGTAACATGGATCCAAAGGAACCTCTTTCAAAATGCATGCAGTGGTGGTACCATTTGCCTGAAACAGCTAGCTCCATAGGCTATTTCGTACTTTTGTAGCATAGCATCAGCTATGAAGAGTTGACGTGTCGTTGGCATAGGCGTGACAACCGTTACCAGGTTCATGATGATGTTAGTTTTTGATTATTATATATattcaggatttgctacccagctTCGTTAGTGTGCACCCCTAGATTTAGCATATTTTGTGTCGATACTCTATGCAACACTATACTCTCCATAATGTACACATCTACATGACTATGTCTAGCTTATACTTGTTGAAATATATTGCTCATCCTTCTCCATCAGTTCGAACTTTTGGATGAACTGGCTGATGCATGCAATTTAATATGGTCTTATAGCCAAGAGGTGTCGAGTTCAAGACCTGGCCAACACACTATTAAAAAGAATAGTTGCGCCTACATCGATCCCACTGAGTACTGTTGAATACTTGAATATTGCCCACTCTTCTACATCAGTTTGGATTTTTGGATGAACAGTGCATGCAACTAAGTATAAAAAAAATTCACAATTATGCGATATCCGAATCCGAACTGCATTGACCATGTCCTAGACAGTAGACACGGAACATCAATCTTTAACACCTTTGACTGTTTGGAGGGTTTTTCACAAAGCTATAGTTATTCTGTGTATCCAAATGTTGATTCCAAGGTACCTAGCTCCTTGAAAAAGAGTTTTTTTTTTGTCCCAAGCTTTACAATGGGGCAAAGCTAACATGCCAAAGATATCTAACCTGCAGTTCCAGGAGATATTAATTAAATTTCAGCACTTAATACTAAATGGTGCATTCATAAATATTATATGAAGCCATCCTCTACTATCTGTCCGCTGCAGAACACACATTTTGCATCAACTTCGAAATTCTTCAAGTACCCTATATCAGTGTTATATTCAAGTACCAGGCATAAGTCCAAGCCCTCTAGCAAGAGTCTAGACTAGTAGCCTTTACAGTAGGCACCATAATCATGTCAGCGGCTAACAAGAGCTGGTACTCTAGCAACTTGAttattctcagaaaaatatgggaTAACAGTAACATGAGATTCTGCAACCAACAAATTATAACTGATCTGTATTCTTTTTTATGTATCATCATTTCTTATTTCACTTTAGAGTGGCTCCTGATTATTTGTCCAGTGTGTATTTGTTATTATATATGTAAAGGCTGAAGTACATTTTAAAAGTGTAAGCAGGAACAGGTATTTTAATTATATATTTACCGGGAACAAGTATTTCAACAAGTCCTAATTCCTTCTTTCGATTTTGTAGACCTATTTACAATCAGCCTCTGTGCGTATAGAAGAAATGAGAGTGAAAAGGCGCGACACGGAGCAATGGATGGCACATCGACTACTTCCCGAGAACCTCAAGGAGCGAATACTGCGTCACGAACAATACAGGTGGCAAGAAACAAGAGGAGTTGATGAAGAGGGCCTTCTTATGAATCTTCCCAAGGATCTTAGGAGAGAGATAAAGCGACATCTTTGTCTATCACTTCTCAAGAAGGTATGTTCTcacatcttttcatttttagggaaaTCTCATACTATATCCTTACATGGTTCTACTGTATTTTATTATAGCTTGATTATCCCTGTCCAGTATCACATTTATTGTCGGGGGTCACACACACTCACCGTCCCAATGGAAATATACCGAACCATACCAATGCAAACGTTCCAGTTTTGAGAAATGCCACCAGATGTATCAGTGTCATGTCATGTGAGACCTGGACCCACACTCATACTCACATCCAACAGTATTTTTCAGAGTTGAAACTTTGCAGTGGCATGGTTCCAGTATTCCCATTTCCAGTGCTGAGCTCTACAGGCTGAACTGTACAAACTGTATCAAATCATATGCGGAAAATTGGATATTCTTGACACCTACTGTCCACCCGTTGCATATGCAGTAGAATTAGTGAGGGTTTTTAAATCACACAGTGAAAGCTCCAGGTTTGACAGTTAGTTAGGTCTCTCGGCTTAGCCCTTTTCCACTGTTTGCAGGTTCCTATGTTTGAAAACATGGACGAGCAGCTCCTGGATGCGATGTGTGATCGTCTAAAGCCCATGCTGTACACTGAAGACAGCTGCATAATTCGAGAAGGAGACCCAGTGAATGAAATGCTATTCGTCATGAGAGGATATTTGGAGAGTACGACAACAAATGGTGGGCAGAGTGGTTTCTTCAACTCCAATGTTCTGAAAGGGGGAGACTTCTGCGGTGAAGAGCTCCTCACTTGGGCTCTTGACCCCGCTGCAGTTTCGAACCTTCCCAGCTCAACCAGGACAGTGAAGACGTTGTCTGAAGTGGAAGCCTTTGTTCTGAGGGCCGATGACTTGAAGTTTGTGGCCACTCAGTTCAGGAAACTCCATAGCAAACAACTCCAGCACACTTTTAGGTTCTACTCACAACAATGGAGAACCTGGGCCGCTTGTTTCATACAGGCAGCTTGGCACAGATATTGCAGAAAGAAGTTGGAAGATGCTTTGTTTGAGAAGGAGAAGAGGTTGCAAGCAGCGATCGTAAGCGACGACTCTACCAAGCTCAGTCTTGGCGCGGCACTGTATGCCTCGCGTTTTGCTGGCAACATGATGCGGATCCTACGGCGTAACGCCACCCGAAAGGCTCGTTTGCAGGAAAGAGTGCCTGCAAGGCTGCTACAGAAGCCGGCAGAACCCAACTTTTTTGCTGAAGGAGAGTAATTTTTCTAAGACAGTCATGGTCCAACCGGTAAAAGTTTGCTCCTGCACCCCAACTCACCAGTTGACTCAGATTTATGATTGGATGTTGTACATAGATATCGCTTGGTTTAAAGCTTTGTGGTTTATTTGATGTATAATTCAATGTGTAATTGTTTTTGTTGTTGTCTGTACATGTGCTATCTTTGTATACGGAAAAACGGGATGCATCTGTTATAAGCGTTCCACACTGCATTCGTACCACATATTTAGGAAATGGGAATTTGTGTAAATGTGAATGATCATTTATTCGTCCTTAAACCCTGCAAGATATATTTTTTAGATTCACTAAACCCTGCAAGATGATACGATAGCATACATTTTTGTATGGAACTATGGAATGGGTCAAAAGTGGGAGTATGATGTGGCACCCTCAAAAAAATATGTACTCCGTATTAGGTGAGATAGATAATCTGCTGGGGAAGGAAAAAGACCTTTGGTCTGTTTTTTGACATTGGGGTGAGATTGGTTGTCTTGGTGAAGATGCTCGTTCGGAAATAAGTTGGGAGAGAAATTGCTCAAACATGACCCTTTTAAGTGAGAATGCCTTTGCAATTAAAGGTACAGGGATCTTACAGTTCTCGCATATATGCTGCCTTTGAAGATTTGAACTCTACCTTTTAAGGAGACTTTGAAAAAACTAACGGAAGTGTTGCTCTAGGGAGGCTGCACTAAAGGGTTAACCTCATGCTGGCCAGCGAGAGAATAAAAAGTCGAGGCCATCGTCTGAAGCATCTCTCTACCCATTGTATGTTTGATTTCTCCAACCCGCCATTTTCAAGAGGGCATCGCTGTCCACCTTTCTTCTTCCCGCCCTTTCCCCCCAAGTGTGCATCTCTCACACACGAGTCTTCTTTCAAAGGAAGAACTGGGCATATATGTCTCCTGGACTTTTTTGTCTATCTTTTCTTTTGACACTCTgtgttagattattaggcaaatttcgtgtgagtttaattaccaaaAGCAACATtatagatgcacaagcatacttaaccatacacatcagactaagcacatgcatcagatctaaaCATGGAACAAGTCAGTGCAAGGTAGaagaggaaaagcacgtacatcgcgaccgggaaagaaaacagcagcccttatataccactccaactctctcccaactagcaatgtgggactaaactttgtcccccaagactgttccaagctgccaacgtgatgggccttgagatttcaggaattgtagactacatgggcTGCCTAACTGggttgcagcccatctacattcaacaatcccccaccagatctcatatgcacatcagatgacacattagttccattcactgtttaatataccCGCACTTCGTGGAGaccgttaagttgaacttccacctaggcaaggagctacgcttgactacaaccGAACAATGGATTATGCCTTGAATTGTCGCCTTTGTGTagcaagtttcgctcaatgccggcacggtactaggctaccatagccttcccatcgggtggagcttataagtcatactcctcggcccttcatgagcttactagagattcacccaaatctcccacattatgaccagtagtgtcactcGTATAGGTGTGTACTTTAAAGATCGCCCTCTAGGAcagcgtcttcgctcatcaagagccgctcagaacacattaagacattgtcaacctgccttacagtagctatgagagaattgcatctgcagcggagtgggagtattaaattttctctcaactcagttgctCCGGTTTGTTTTCCTAGGTCGTAGttcacggaatttccgatcacataggttgggttaccccctcggcaactcaagtgggtctcaaacccatctccctcgatgcaaggtctatcatatttcttgatagtccttttgtgaaaggatctgccagatttttagcactttggacataatccaatgctatcactcggagttcttcagttttctgacagacttcaatctccaattgatatgtttggaacttttcatattatccttagaacttttttactttgataatcacagtttgattatcacagttcatgaggatgaccggtattggtttttcaaccataggcaagtccatcaagagctcacgaagccattctgcttcgacagtagctgtatctaatgctgtgagttctgcttccatagttgacctcgttaagatggtctgcttgcaagacttccaggaaacagcgccaccaccaagagtgaaaacatatccacttgtggccttcatcTTAACATctgaaatccaattggaatcactatacccttcaagtcctcttggatacccggtataatgaattccataactcatggtccctttagatagcgcatcaccctctcaagagcatgccaatgatcatctcccgggttggccgcaaaccggctaagtttgcatacagcaaacgagatatcaggcctcgtagcgcaagctaaatacatgagtgaaccaatgatctgagagtatctcaattgatctttagttgccttttcattatttcgaagcaagacactaggatcataaggtgtgagagaagatttgcaatcagcatagTCAAATCTGCTCAataccttctcaacataatgagattgcacaagtgtaatcccattattcccatctctCAATAATTTGATGTTCAatatacactagtaggaaaagcctcatcagtggtgcACAGAAaagtgattctgtggcgcatgaacttcgccacaaaaataaggtttctgtggcgcactgtcccgtgcgccacagaattatggtttctgtggcgcacatggtgtggtgcgccacagaaataagatgtTCTGTGGCGCACACGTTCCAGATGCACCACAGAAaaaggtgcgccactgaattataTTTTGGTGCGACACAGAACATTGTACATGTATACTCGATTTTATActgcctggtgtattatacaggttttatacaggTTTGTACatagtatacaggttatatacttcttttttttttttttgggcaaCTTAAAGATATATTCATTTCAAATCATTTACAAGTTACAGACAATAATGTGCAAGAGTGCACATTTAGGTTGCTGATTACAGCAATTACATGGCATTGATGTGAAGGATGTTTAGAACAATTGTAGAGATAAACTCTTAAACTGCGAATTCTGATAGCCTGTTGTGCAAGATTGTGAGCTTCCCTGTTGTTCTCTCTCCTTATTTTAATGATTCTGGCTTTCAGTCCCTGAGAGTGTTTGAAAAACTGATTAAGATTTGGTCTTATGCTCCAATGCCCAGGATGATTAGCTGGATCCCCTCTCTGAATTGCTTGTGCTAGAATTAAGCTATCAGTTAGGAATCTTGGGTTTTGGACTTGTAAAGCTTTTCCGACTAGCGCTGCCGCTTCCATCGCTTGAGCCTCTGCTTGCAATGCTGAGTTGGCATTTGACGTCGCCTGAATATAGATAgcttcatgatcttctctattccATTTCAAGTAGATTCCAATTCCAGTATTTTCCTTTTGGTTTGAGCCTGCAGTTATTGGTATTACATTGCAATTCCAGGCTGCATCAGTGAAAATGTTGGGACTTCCTACTGTTGTTTTCCAATCACGTTGTGGTTGTTTGTAGCTTTTTTCAATTTCCTCCTTTGTTGTTTTCGTTGGCGTCTTTGTTATGATGAAAGTTTCTTTTTCTGCCTGGAGTGCTTTTGCTTTGTACAGGACTTGCATTGGACTGCACTTGATTTTGTTGAATAAGAGATCATTTCTTGCTTTCCAAATGCTC includes the following:
- the LOC127307390 gene encoding LOW QUALITY PROTEIN: cyclic nucleotide-gated ion channel 1 (The sequence of the model RefSeq protein was modified relative to this genomic sequence to represent the inferred CDS: inserted 1 base in 1 codon) yields the protein MAFGEERYVKFQDWRSEYSVSSERVISEERHNAFDSLKDKTLGALSFFGNVSHSENLNRSTPEEKKAKARVLDPQGPFLQRWNKIFVISCLIAVSVDPLFFYIPLIDGDKNCLYLDRKLARVASILRFFTDIFYLLHMIFQFKTGFVAPSSRVFGRGVLVEDTFAIAKRYLSTYFVIDFLAVLPLPQVFVLIVLPNLQGSEVMKAKDVLMIIVTCQYVPRLVRIIPLYLQITRSAGIITETAWAGAAFNLLIYMLASHVFGAGWYLLSVKREDTCWRDECNKRGLGFSSLYCGSTTAGENDFLRDVCATNGDADIDPIFGIYQLLLQXVSQSTSFFEKFFYCFWWGLQSLSSLGQNLKTSTYTWENLFAVFVSISGLVLFALLIGNVQTYLQSASVRIEEMRVKRRDTEQWMAHRLLPENLKERILRHEQYRWQETRGVDEEGLLMNLPKDLRREIKRHLCLSLLKKVPMFENMDEQLLDAMCDRLKPMLYTEDSCIIREGDPVNEMLFVMRGYLESTTTNGGQSGFFNSNVLKGGDFCGEELLTWALDPAAVSNLPSSTRTVKTLSEVEAFVLRADDLKFVATQFRKLHSKQLQHTFRFYSQQWRTWAACFIQAAWHRYCRKKLEDALFEKEKRLQAAIVSDDSTKLSLGAALYASRFAGNMMRILRRNATRKARLQERVPARLLQKPAEPNFFAEGE